Proteins co-encoded in one Mycobacterium mantenii genomic window:
- a CDS encoding nuclear transport factor 2 family protein has product MTADVAVIAHEEIRELLTRYCRGVDRMDAELIASAYHPDAIDEHGLTQFTGETVGVGIVALMESARFSMHHITNQAIQVHDDDHAGCETYYVVWQTMSDEAGEQLLHVLGRYVDRLERRGGQWRIAHRLVIVEMVRRLPLDGTEFLGARHACRDRTDPSYAVLTHP; this is encoded by the coding sequence GTGACGGCGGATGTCGCCGTCATTGCGCACGAGGAAATTCGGGAGCTACTGACCCGGTACTGCCGTGGTGTCGACCGCATGGACGCCGAACTGATCGCCTCGGCTTACCACCCGGACGCGATCGACGAACATGGCCTCACCCAGTTCACCGGCGAGACGGTGGGCGTCGGCATCGTTGCCCTCATGGAGTCCGCGCGGTTCAGCATGCATCACATCACGAATCAGGCGATACAGGTGCACGACGACGATCACGCCGGCTGCGAGACGTACTACGTGGTGTGGCAGACAATGTCCGATGAGGCTGGTGAGCAGCTGCTGCATGTGCTCGGCCGCTACGTCGATCGCCTGGAGCGCCGCGGCGGTCAGTGGCGCATCGCCCATCGCCTGGTGATCGTGGAGATGGTGCGCCGGCTTCCACTGGACGGCACCGAGTTTCTCGGCGCTCGACATGCCTGCCGCGACCGGACGGACCCGTCCTATGCCGTACTGACCCATCCCTGA
- a CDS encoding ferredoxin, whose product MRLHIDSDRCSGNGRCYALYPEMFTDDENGYGQTVNDGAIDADQLDEAQRATLCCPEQAITIEDN is encoded by the coding sequence ATGCGGCTCCACATCGACTCCGACCGCTGCAGCGGAAACGGCCGTTGCTATGCGCTCTACCCCGAGATGTTCACCGACGACGAGAACGGCTACGGGCAAACGGTCAACGACGGCGCGATCGACGCAGACCAATTAGACGAGGCACAACGAGCGACATTGTGCTGCCCCGAACAAGCCATCACCATTGAAGACAACTAG
- a CDS encoding amidohydrolase family protein — MVFSADNHITLAEDIFYQRFPDKLKEDAPRIWYDDGAYHIGVKGQSFLWDTFSAVVMQYDDLPGAASTNIEARIEELRADGVDKELAFPNAILALFGYPDKEIRELAFRVYNEYVAELQERSGGHFYGVGLINWWDPQGARRTLAELKSLGLKTFLLPLNPGKDDDGNPIDYASTAMTAVFEEIEAAGLPLTHHIGETPPKIPSEFNPIVVSMMTNIDGFREVFSKYIFGGILDRHPGLQIGWFEGGIAWVPWALQDAEHLVASYRHMLNRPLEHDVRYYWDNHMSASFMLDPVGLQLIERIGVNKVFWSSDYPHNESTYGYSEKSLATVVEAVGPQAAARIINDNITEFLGL; from the coding sequence GTGGTGTTTTCTGCCGATAATCACATCACGTTGGCCGAGGACATTTTCTACCAGCGTTTCCCGGACAAGCTCAAAGAGGACGCGCCGCGGATCTGGTACGACGACGGCGCCTACCACATCGGGGTCAAGGGGCAGTCGTTTTTGTGGGACACCTTCAGCGCGGTGGTGATGCAGTACGACGATCTGCCCGGGGCGGCGAGCACCAACATCGAGGCGCGGATCGAGGAGTTGCGTGCCGACGGGGTCGATAAGGAGTTGGCGTTCCCCAACGCGATCCTGGCGCTGTTTGGCTACCCGGACAAGGAGATTCGTGAGCTGGCCTTCCGCGTCTACAACGAATATGTTGCCGAGCTACAAGAGCGCTCCGGTGGGCACTTCTACGGGGTGGGGCTGATCAACTGGTGGGATCCCCAGGGCGCCCGGCGCACCCTTGCCGAGCTGAAGTCGTTGGGGCTCAAGACATTTCTGTTGCCGTTGAATCCCGGCAAGGACGACGACGGCAACCCGATCGACTACGCGAGCACGGCGATGACGGCGGTGTTCGAGGAGATCGAAGCCGCCGGTCTGCCGCTGACCCACCACATCGGTGAGACGCCACCGAAAATCCCGTCGGAGTTCAACCCCATCGTGGTCAGCATGATGACCAACATCGACGGGTTCCGGGAAGTGTTCTCCAAGTACATCTTCGGCGGCATCCTCGATCGCCACCCCGGGCTGCAGATCGGCTGGTTCGAGGGCGGGATCGCGTGGGTGCCCTGGGCGCTGCAAGACGCCGAACATTTGGTGGCGTCGTATCGGCACATGCTCAACCGGCCTCTCGAGCACGACGTGCGCTACTACTGGGACAACCACATGAGCGCATCATTCATGCTCGACCCGGTCGGCCTGCAGCTGATCGAGCGGATCGGCGTCAACAAAGTCTTCTGGTCCTCGGACTACCCCCACAACGAAAGCACCTACGGTTACTCGGAGAAGTCGCTGGCCACAGTCGTCGAAGCTGTTGGACCCCAGGCGGCCGCACGGATCATCAACGACAACATCACCGAATTCCTCGGTCTCTAG
- a CDS encoding cytochrome P450, with amino-acid sequence MPVASDRPAHTKYRKILDPLFSPRVINAMEDDLRRQVRDLIATFADKGECDVVADLARLYPAQVFLTFFGLPLSDRDQLIGWVETILDNTTGVGTAEAGPVVAEAATALLTYIHSYIEKKRQKPSDDVLGRILALSGDEAWTVEELLGFVFVFTLAGLDTVAAAIGFTMRHLALNPDLRRSLIADPTLVPAVVEEMLRLEPPAPGVTRITTQDVEVCGVQIPKGESVVIYLGTANRDPDRYEDPDTFDLAHSDLGHVTFGGGIHRCLGSHLARRELRLVVEEFHKLIPDYEIAPGFEPEVKWPAGTIRLTSLPLRFPVTNGRS; translated from the coding sequence GTGCCGGTCGCAAGCGACCGGCCGGCACACACCAAGTATCGGAAGATACTGGACCCGTTGTTCTCGCCTCGCGTCATCAACGCCATGGAGGACGATCTGCGTCGTCAGGTCAGGGATCTCATCGCCACCTTTGCTGACAAGGGTGAGTGCGACGTCGTCGCCGACCTCGCACGCCTGTACCCCGCTCAGGTCTTCCTCACGTTCTTCGGCTTGCCTCTTTCCGATCGTGACCAGCTCATCGGTTGGGTCGAGACCATCCTCGACAACACAACCGGAGTCGGTACCGCCGAGGCCGGCCCGGTAGTCGCTGAGGCCGCTACCGCGTTGCTGACCTACATCCATAGCTACATCGAAAAGAAGCGGCAAAAACCCAGCGATGATGTGCTCGGCCGGATCCTGGCACTGAGCGGCGACGAGGCGTGGACGGTTGAAGAACTGCTCGGCTTTGTCTTCGTCTTCACGCTGGCCGGGCTGGACACTGTCGCCGCTGCGATCGGATTCACCATGCGTCACCTCGCATTGAACCCTGATCTGCGGCGGTCGCTGATCGCCGATCCGACCTTGGTGCCGGCAGTCGTCGAGGAGATGCTTCGCTTGGAGCCACCCGCTCCCGGCGTCACCCGCATCACCACCCAGGACGTCGAGGTGTGCGGCGTTCAGATCCCCAAGGGCGAATCGGTCGTGATCTATCTAGGCACCGCCAACCGCGACCCGGACCGATACGAGGATCCCGACACCTTCGACCTGGCGCACTCGGACTTGGGACACGTGACGTTCGGGGGTGGGATCCACCGCTGCCTGGGTTCCCATCTGGCCCGTCGCGAACTTCGCCTTGTCGTCGAGGAATTCCACAAGCTGATCCCCGACTACGAGATAGCTCCGGGATTCGAACCAGAAGTGAAGTGGCCCGCGGGCACCATCCGGCTCACCTCGCTTCCGCTGAGGTTCCCGGTCACGAATGGCAGGTCGTAA
- a CDS encoding nitroreductase family protein produces MTSHDDNLTGAGPIETLEAMGTARAMRYFRPEPVPDSLVEKVIWAGTRASSANNCQPWDFVVVQASDVRARLGALFAPLGSAAVAQSVAEPTARRTVAGAMNLLATLGEVPVLIFVCGQNNYPEQAPDPTFMYSAVYAAAQNMVVAARALGLGAAFTTFHRFAEADVRKILAVPDDRYIAVTIPLGWPARPFGPLTRRPVEDVLHHDRW; encoded by the coding sequence GTGACCTCGCACGACGACAACCTGACCGGCGCCGGTCCTATCGAGACGCTCGAAGCCATGGGGACGGCCCGGGCCATGCGCTACTTCCGGCCGGAGCCGGTTCCCGATTCGCTTGTCGAGAAGGTGATTTGGGCAGGCACGCGAGCGTCGAGCGCGAACAATTGTCAGCCGTGGGATTTCGTGGTGGTGCAGGCTTCTGATGTGCGTGCCAGGTTGGGCGCCCTGTTCGCACCGCTGGGGTCCGCGGCAGTTGCGCAATCGGTGGCGGAGCCCACGGCGCGTCGGACGGTCGCCGGTGCCATGAATCTGCTCGCCACCTTGGGCGAGGTGCCGGTGCTCATCTTCGTGTGCGGGCAGAACAACTATCCGGAGCAAGCGCCCGATCCGACCTTCATGTACTCCGCGGTATACGCTGCGGCACAGAACATGGTGGTCGCCGCTCGTGCGCTCGGGCTGGGCGCGGCTTTCACGACGTTTCATCGTTTCGCGGAGGCCGACGTCCGGAAGATCCTGGCCGTCCCCGACGATCGATACATCGCCGTCACCATTCCCCTCGGTTGGCCGGCGCGCCCATTCGGACCGCTGACCCGCCGACCGGTCGAGGACGTCCTTCACCACGATCGGTGGTGA